The following proteins are co-located in the Pedobacter sp. FW305-3-2-15-E-R2A2 genome:
- a CDS encoding TlpA disulfide reductase family protein encodes MRKTILCLLAGMAPLGLAAQTGYTINGQIGKLNKPAKAFLMVRFGDKMQLDSTFLTNGKFQFKGVMESPMEAHLRVRHDATPDHPGKVRTYDVKPILLSNETITLTSKDSISKAVITGSALNAENDKVTAYLKPIYDKYEALNTEFNAQPEAKKQDQAYIQTLEIRAKDIENEILEAKMSYITKNPDQYMSVMALSSLVKPDFDILALEKVFLTINENLRSSYLGKQVAEKIATLKKTLEGVEAADFAQPGVDGKMVKLSDYRGKYVLIDFWASWCAPCRRENPNLVKAYEQYKSKGFEILGVSMDKASDKAKWLKAIEDDKLSWKQVGDMKGWDNEAGLLYEVKAIPMNFLINPEGKIIAKYLRGEELSKKLETIFNPKS; translated from the coding sequence ATGAGAAAGACAATTTTATGTTTATTAGCGGGAATGGCACCTTTAGGTCTTGCTGCACAAACGGGATACACAATTAATGGGCAGATTGGCAAGCTAAATAAACCAGCAAAAGCTTTTCTGATGGTGAGATTTGGTGATAAAATGCAGCTCGACTCCACTTTTCTGACAAACGGGAAATTTCAATTCAAAGGGGTGATGGAATCTCCAATGGAAGCTCATCTGCGTGTCAGACATGATGCAACGCCAGACCATCCTGGCAAGGTGCGAACCTATGATGTAAAACCGATCCTGCTTTCAAATGAGACGATTACACTTACGAGTAAAGATTCCATCTCAAAAGCGGTGATAACCGGTTCGGCATTGAATGCGGAAAATGATAAGGTAACCGCTTACCTAAAACCGATCTATGACAAATACGAGGCGCTAAACACAGAATTTAATGCGCAACCAGAGGCAAAAAAACAAGATCAGGCTTATATCCAGACGCTGGAGATACGGGCAAAAGACATTGAAAATGAAATCCTTGAGGCGAAGATGTCTTACATTACTAAAAATCCTGATCAGTATATGTCGGTAATGGCACTTAGCTCATTAGTAAAGCCTGATTTTGATATACTCGCACTGGAAAAAGTTTTCCTGACCATCAACGAAAATCTAAGGTCATCTTATCTTGGCAAGCAGGTCGCTGAAAAAATTGCTACACTTAAAAAAACGCTGGAAGGTGTTGAAGCTGCTGATTTTGCTCAGCCCGGCGTAGATGGAAAGATGGTGAAATTATCTGATTATCGTGGTAAATACGTTCTGATCGATTTTTGGGCTTCCTGGTGTGCGCCTTGTAGAAGAGAAAATCCAAATTTGGTAAAGGCATATGAGCAATACAAATCAAAGGGCTTTGAGATATTGGGTGTTTCTATGGACAAAGCCAGTGATAAAGCGAAGTGGCTAAAAGCAATAGAAGATGATAAATTAAGCTGGAAGCAGGTTGGTGACATGAAGGGTTGGGATAACGAAGCAGGACTGTTATACGAAGTAAAAGCCATACCAATGAATTTCCTTATTAATCCCGAAGGTAAAATCATTGCGAAATATCTGCGTGGGGAGGAACTTTCCAAAAAACTTGAAACGATCTTCAACCCGAAGTCATGA
- a CDS encoding PLP-dependent aminotransferase family protein, translating into MKKESLYLKIAKVMEEQIASKTLKLGDKLPSIRTVQKLYNVSLTTVKQAYLELESKSLIEPRAKSGYFVSKASMRKFLLPSVTALKTSAQTKDPEDLISKVFNTLTNDQITQFSLGVPDKSLLPIAKLNKGVISVVQRLADGGTSYEPVQGNLNLRRSVAKWSYVLEGKITEDDIVTTSGAMNAIFNCLMAVTKPGDTVAIESPVYFGILQIIKSLGLKAIEIPTHPITGVDLEAIKKVLPRLNACCFISNFSNPLGCMMPEEHKKELVRMLTEYDIPLIEDDLYGNLFFGATRPKPCKAFDEAGIVMWCGSVSKTLAPGYRVGWVAPGKYKEKIIRQKLLQTISTPTLYQEVIADFLEHGRYDHHLRTIRSKLYTNCLKYQGAIEAYFPNNTKISQPQGGFMLWLELDQKIDTAKLYDRALQQNISFAPGRMFSQYNQYNNCMRLNFALGWNVKLEADLKRLGKIVKAAI; encoded by the coding sequence ATGAAAAAGGAATCCTTATACCTTAAAATTGCGAAAGTAATGGAGGAGCAGATTGCGAGTAAAACTTTAAAACTTGGTGATAAGCTGCCCTCCATCCGAACGGTGCAAAAGCTTTATAATGTAAGTCTGACGACAGTTAAACAGGCCTATCTGGAACTGGAGAGTAAATCACTTATTGAACCCAGAGCCAAATCGGGATATTTTGTGAGCAAAGCCTCGATGAGAAAATTCCTGCTTCCCTCTGTAACCGCACTAAAAACCTCAGCGCAGACAAAGGATCCCGAAGACTTGATCAGCAAGGTTTTCAATACCCTGACCAATGATCAGATTACCCAATTTTCGCTGGGTGTCCCGGACAAAAGTCTATTGCCCATCGCAAAACTGAACAAGGGCGTGATTAGTGTCGTACAGCGATTGGCTGATGGCGGGACAAGTTACGAACCGGTACAGGGCAATCTTAACCTCAGAAGATCGGTCGCCAAATGGTCCTATGTATTGGAAGGCAAAATTACTGAAGATGATATTGTAACGACCTCCGGTGCAATGAACGCTATTTTTAACTGCCTGATGGCCGTGACGAAACCCGGTGATACCGTGGCTATAGAAAGCCCGGTTTATTTTGGGATCCTGCAAATCATAAAATCATTGGGATTAAAAGCGATAGAAATCCCAACACATCCCATCACAGGGGTGGATTTAGAGGCCATAAAAAAAGTACTGCCCCGGTTAAATGCCTGCTGCTTTATCAGCAATTTCAGTAACCCATTGGGTTGTATGATGCCGGAGGAACATAAAAAGGAACTCGTAAGAATGCTGACCGAATACGATATCCCTTTAATTGAGGACGACTTGTATGGCAACCTTTTCTTTGGCGCGACAAGGCCCAAGCCATGCAAAGCTTTTGACGAGGCCGGAATCGTGATGTGGTGCGGATCAGTGTCTAAAACGCTGGCACCGGGCTATCGGGTAGGCTGGGTTGCTCCGGGAAAATATAAAGAGAAAATCATCAGGCAAAAGTTATTACAGACGATTTCCACCCCTACCTTATATCAGGAAGTGATTGCTGATTTTCTGGAACACGGCAGGTATGACCACCATTTACGGACCATCAGAAGTAAGCTGTATACCAATTGTCTGAAATACCAGGGGGCAATAGAAGCGTATTTCCCTAATAACACCAAAATCTCTCAGCCTCAGGGTGGTTTCATGTTATGGTTAGAGCTGGACCAGAAAATTGATACCGCAAAATTGTATGACCGGGCACTCCAGCAAAATATAAGTTTTGCACCCGGCAGGATGTTCAGTCAATACAACCAATACAACAATTGTATGCGACTGAATTTTGCCCTGGGATGGAACGTTAAGTTGGAGGCTGACCTTAAACGTCTGGGTAAGATTGTTAAAGCAGCGATTTAA